CGCCGCTGGCGACAAGGCGCGGGGCGCCACGGCTTACGTGACCCTCGAACCTTGCAGCCACCACGGCCGTACGCCGCCTTGCGCCGATGCGCTGGTGAATGCCGGTGTGGCGCGCGTCGTTGCGGCGATGCAGGACCCGAACCCGGAAGTCGCCGGTCGCGGTCTGCAACGTCTGGCCCAGGCCGGTATCGCCACTGAAAGCGGCGTGCTGGAAGGCGAGGCGCGCACGCTCAATCAAGGCTTCCTCAAACGCATGGAACATGGCTTGCCGTTCGTGCGGGTCAAGTTGGCGATGAGCCTCGACGGTCGCACGGCGATGGAAAGCGGCGAGAGCCAGTGGATCACCGGCCCCGCGGCGCGTTCGGCGGTACAGCGTTTGCGCGCCCAGGCCAGCGTGGTGCTGACCGGCGCCGACACGGTGCTGGCGGACAACGCCCGTTTAACTGTGCGTGCCGACGAGTTGGGTCTGGACGCTGAGCAGACCGCGTTGGCCATGAGCCGTCCGCCGCTTCGCGTGCTGATCGACGGTCGCCTGCGGGTGCCGCTGAATGCACCGTTCTTCAAGGCGGGTCCTGCACTGGTCGCCACGTGTGTCGCGGTGGAAGAACAGTACGCCAACGGCCCGGAATGCCTGATCGTGCCGGGCGATGATGGCCAGGTCGATCTGCATCAGTTGCTGGTCGAGCTCGCCAACCGTGGTGTCAATGAAGTGTTGGTCGAAGCCGGCCCGCGACTGGCTGGCGCGTTTGCCCAGCTCGGACTGGTGGATGAGTTCCAGATCTTCATCGCCGGCAAGTTTCTCGGCTCCTCGGCCCGTCCCTTACTGGACTGGCCACTGGCGCAGATGAAAGATGCGCCTGAGCTCAAAATCACCGAAATTCGTGCGGTTGGCGATGACTGGCGAGTCACTGCCATTCCTGTGCCATTGGCGAGCGTATAATTCCCGGCCATTGCTCTAGCGCTGGCTCTGTTCTCGAGGAGGACTCCATGTTTACCGGCATCATCGAATCCATCGGCAGTATTCGCGCATTGACCCCAAAAG
This genomic stretch from Pseudomonas wuhanensis harbors:
- the ribD gene encoding bifunctional diaminohydroxyphosphoribosylaminopyrimidine deaminase/5-amino-6-(5-phosphoribosylamino)uracil reductase RibD, giving the protein MTTSSEQAILDAHYMARALELARKGHYTTHPNPRVGCVVVRDGQIVGEGWHVRTGEPHAEVHALRAAGDKARGATAYVTLEPCSHHGRTPPCADALVNAGVARVVAAMQDPNPEVAGRGLQRLAQAGIATESGVLEGEARTLNQGFLKRMEHGLPFVRVKLAMSLDGRTAMESGESQWITGPAARSAVQRLRAQASVVLTGADTVLADNARLTVRADELGLDAEQTALAMSRPPLRVLIDGRLRVPLNAPFFKAGPALVATCVAVEEQYANGPECLIVPGDDGQVDLHQLLVELANRGVNEVLVEAGPRLAGAFAQLGLVDEFQIFIAGKFLGSSARPLLDWPLAQMKDAPELKITEIRAVGDDWRVTAIPVPLASV